Within the Deltaproteobacteria bacterium genome, the region CAGATACGGCGACGCGGAGGATGCGAGGGAGAAGGAGGAAGGACGGGCGGCGACGGCCTTGCTGGAGGGCGGGAAATCGGCGGAGCTTGAACGGGACATGCGGCGGCATGAAGAGTTTGAACGCCGGTGGCCGGCAGGGAAGGAATTTCGTGAGTGCGGCGAGTGTCCGGAGATGGTGGTGATACCCGCAGGCAAGTTCATGATGGGATCGCCGGGGGGTGAACTGGGGAGGTACGGAAACGAGGGACCGCGGCACGAGGTGAGAATCGGGAAGCGGTTCGCCGTGGGGAAATACGAAGCGACGCGCGCCGAGTATGAAGTGTTCGCGAAGGAGACGAGTCGTGAAACGGCCGGCGGTTGTCATGTCTTTCGTGGGAAGAGGTGGA harbors:
- a CDS encoding SUMF1/EgtB/PvdO family nonheme iron enzyme, with the translated sequence MAAVNERDALAASMTPQPLVTAQERARRRRSGGVSDRPEAAAARQTPARPSVRARYGDAEDAREKEEGRAATALLEGGKSAELERDMRRHEEFERRWPAGKEFRECGECPEMVVIPAGKFMMGSPGGELGRYGNEGPRHEVRIGKRFAVGKYEATRAEYEVFAKETSRETAGGCHVFRGKRWRRDGNRSWRDPGYGQTAREPVVCVNRDDARAYAAWLSEKTGKEYRLLSE